One region of Wyeomyia smithii strain HCP4-BCI-WySm-NY-G18 chromosome 3, ASM2978416v1, whole genome shotgun sequence genomic DNA includes:
- the LOC129730903 gene encoding polycomb protein Sfmbt, whose translation MNVFNQVIPSMNPQELSTMVWMGQFASPLDENLTNLYGQPMPAVMDDITQQTPSMDMNPAIGPLIGDYSGHVTAIPTPATALATISNSELAITNPELFNLQQQQLQLQQQLSLGNYSFLEQSGLASQLAGTGAGGSVVGGVNDADDSVGGTRMVDDDDEDDGLNDEEHAMQTYEQYQRMVEASSEFLSVAGQENLLNYKLMNETQLLQPQGNFLDYDGCTNDDDSSSPPGGQHDDIKVIDYAQHIAVAATAASGASGATQGGGGEPSGTSIRFPNKKIKPVKRPGLVLKTPIAYKGDSDPSVIPIQRDGMAICEKCGAIGVKHSFYTKQRRFCSMTCARSFDALRLYNSTNNNSSSSNSSGTAGNNSSSTVSSKSLTVTLQESIPSLATPSALPPEQLIDDSADEAESANAAQASVGADIVDSKHLLHQQQLQLQQQLALQHQVQQLQQHQQQQQQVQNISYRFKMSQIGDNSNHGVNSDKTISHEIVPQDEIPQLPRGARLPSPCAQDERIISIRRKPSEFINSFDWTPSLADPTFFAAPVTCFRHAPGYEMWPNVVIGMKVEVENTDCDAQQALIGGTPHSFWVATVLRICGYKALLRYEGFDTDSSKDFWVNLCSSEVHPVGWCATRGKPLIPPKSIAKPYKDWKEFLVKRLSNARTLPSTFYNKISESFKSRFRVGLNLEVVDKNRISQVKVASINKIVGKRLYVRYYDSPPDDNGFWCHEDSPLIHPVGWATTVGHNLAAPEEYMDRMNAARDQILEPNEDDATMDLFKTNFHFEEYYLEGKQTGFEEGMKLEAVDPLNLSSICVATVMSVLKFGYIMIRIDSYDPDVSGADWFCYHEKSPCIFPVGFCCSNQITLTPPKGYDLTSFTWDQYLVDTNSKPATEDLFHRDLLRQKFKVGMKLESADLMDPRLICVATISRVVGRLLKVHFDGWDDEYDQWLDSESPDIYPIGWCVLVGHKLEGPRILPKIPPTQKISPKITKKGKRKKKIMKYELNTAELHPVATTRTASIKKEQEQFEQQKQVSGPTQNNIPYSISDLHNSLDHIQYTSHSTAISLESRSASGSGASSSLLSIKHEPPHDPLLGPIFDHSTESIGVGDDDMGGLKTEDEDGESNSATGNPSSVPSEITDIEMEKIIPRLINDNGTSSPDPSTAGGQINPDSWDVKDVAMFLTANDCSMHCESFMAGGIDGRRLLQLSKDEIITLLNMKVGPSLKIFDLIQQLKCKIDPSKSRLLKSSLGKKYL comes from the exons ATGAACG TTTTCAACCAAGTGATACCTAGTATGAATCCACAAGAGCTAAGTACTATGGTTTGGATGGGACAGTTCGCCTCGCCTCTGGATGAAAACCTGACCAATCTCTATGGACAGCCTATGCCAGCGGTTATGGACGATATCACGCAACAAACGCCCTCGATG GACATGAACCCAGCCATCGGTCCGCTTATCGGTGACTACAGTGGCCACGTAACGGCAATCCCAACACCAGCAACGGCCCTTGCTACGATTTCCAATTCCGAGCTGGCCATCACCAATCCAGAACTGTTTAAtctccagcagcagcagttgcaATTACAGCAACAACTTAGTCTAGGGAATTACAGTTTTCTCGAGCAAAGTGGTCTCGCTAGTCAGTTGGCAGGTACCGGAGCAGGTGGAAGCGTTGTTGGAGGGGTGAACGATGCGGATGATTCGGTAGGAGGAACTCGGATGGTTGATGACGATGACGAAGACGATGGCCTGAACGATGAAGAGCATGCAATGCAAACATACGAACAATACCAACGAATGGTAGAAGCTAGTAGTGAATTCCTATCTGTTGCTGGCCAGGAGAACCTGTTGAATTACAAGCTAATGAATGAAACTCAACTGCTTCAGCCGCAAGGCAATTTTCTTGACTACGATGGATGCACGAACGACGACGATTCTTCGAGTCCTCCCGGCGGACAGCACGACGATATCAAGGTAATCGATTATGCCCAGCACATTGCCGTAGCGGCAACTGCCGCATCTGGAGCGTCCGGTGCAACACAGGGCGGGGGTGGTGAACCCAGTGGAACGTCGATACGATTTCCgaacaaaaaaatcaaaccagTCAAGCGGCCCGGGTTGGTCCTGAAGACACCAATTGCCTATAAAGGCGACAGCGATCCATCGGTGATTCCAATTCAGCGCGATGGAATGG CAATTTGTGAAAAGTGCGGTGCAATCGGCGTAAAGCACTCATTCTACACCAAGCAACGCCGGTTTTGTAGCATGACTTGTGCCCGATCATTCGACGCGTTACGTTTGTACAACAGtaccaacaacaacagcagcagcagtaataGCAGTGGCACCGCTGGAAATAACAGTTCTTCCACTGTCAGCAGCAAATCACTAACCGTCACCTTGCAAGAGAGCATCCCTTCGCTGGCAACTCCGTCAGCTTTGCCACCGGAACAACTAATAGACGATTCAGCTGACGAAGCGGAGTCTGCTAATGCGGCTCAAGCTAGTGTCGGAGCAGACATCGTCGACAGCAAGCATCTTCTGCATCAGCAGCAACTACAACTCCAGCAACAGTTGGCGCTGCAGCATCAGGTTCAACAGTTACAGCAAcaccaacaacaacagcagcaagtACAAAATATCAGCTATAGATTCAAAATGTCTCAAATAGG CGACAATAGTAACCACGGTGTAAATAGCGACAAAACAATCAGCCACGAAATCGTGCCCCAGGATGAAATCCCGCAACTTCCTAGGGGTGCACGATTGCCTTCGCCTTGTGCTCAGGATGAAAGAATTATCAGCATTCGAAGAAAGCCTTCGGAATTTATCAACTCGTTCGATTGGACCCCTTCGCTGGCAGATCCGACCTTTTTCGCCGCACCGGTCACCTGCTTTCGGCATGCTCCTGGCTATGAGATGTGGCCAAATGTTGTAATTGGCATGAAAGTCGAAGTGGAGAACACGGATTGCGACGCTCAGCAGGCTTTGATCGGCGGGACACCGCATTCGTTTTGGGTGGCCACGGTGTTACGCATTTGCGGTTATAAGGCTCTACTGCGCTATGAGGGTTTTGATACAGATTCGTCAAAGGATTTCTGGGTAAATCTGTGTTCTTCCGAGGTCCATCCGGTTGGTTGGTGTGCAACTCGCggaaaacctttgatcccgccCAAGAGTATAGCAAAACCGTACAAAGATTGGAAAGAGTTTTTAGTTAAGCGATTGTCCAATGCTAGAACGCTTCCGTCTACGTTTTATAATAAAATCAGCGAAAGTTTTAAATCTCGTTTCCGAGTTGGTCTCAATCTGGAAGTAGTGGACAAAAACCGTATCAGTCAGGTGAAGGTTGCTTCGATTAACAAGATTGTGGGGAAGCGGCTTTACGTGCGGTATTACGATAGTCCACCGGATGACAACGGTTTCTGGTGTCATGAAGACTCTCCACTAATCCATCCAGTTGGTTGGGCAACGACTGTAGGTCACAACTTAGCCGCTCCAGAGGAATACATGGACCGCATGAATG CTGCACGTGACCAGATTCTGGAACCAAACGAGGATGATGCTACTATGGACTTGTTCAAAACTAATTTCCATTTCGAGGAGTATTATCTGGAGGGTAAGCAGACTGGTTTCGAGGAAGGTATGAAGCTGGAGGCCGTTGATCCTCTTAATTTGTCGTCGATCTGTGTTGCAACGGTGATGTCGGTGTTGAAGTTCGGTTACATTATGATACGTATCGATTCGTACGATCCCGATGTCAGCGGAGCGGATTGGTTTTGCTATCACGAAAAGTCGCCGTGCATCTTTCCGGTGGGCTTTTGCTGTAGCAATCAGATCACCCTAACACCTCCCAAGGGTTATGATTTAACAAGCTTCACTTGGGACCAGTACCTGGTAGATACCAACAGCAAACCTGCGACAGAGGATCTGTTCCATCGAGATTTACTACGACAGAAGTTTAAG GTGGGAATGAAGCTTGAATCTGCCGATCTGATGGACCCGAGACTGATCTGTGTGGCAACGATTTCCCGCGTCGTGGGACGTTTGCTTAAGGTTCACTTCGACGGGTGGGACGATGAATACGATCAGTGGCTGGACAGCGAAAGCCCAGACATCTACCCGATCGGATGGTGCGTTCTGGTAGGTCACAAACTTGAAGGACCTCGTATACTGCCCAAAATCCCACCGACGCAGAAAATCTCCCCCAAGATTACGAAGAAGGGAAAACGAAAGAAAAAGATTATGAAATACGAGCTGAACACAGCTGAAC TGCACCCTGTGGCCACAACACGCACCGCGTCAATCAAAAAAGAACAGGAGCAGTTCGAACAACAGAAACAAGTTAGTGGCCCCACCCAGAACAACATCCCTTACTCCATATCGGATCTACACAACAGTTTGGATCATATTCAGTACACAAGCCATAGCACAGCGATTTCACTGGAATCTCGCAGTGCATCTGGCAGTGGCGCATCCTCGTCACTTCTCTCAATCAAACATGAACCTCCACACGACCCGCTGCTGGGACCGATCTTCGATCATTCAACGGAAAGCATCGGAGTCGGTGATGACGACATGGGCGGTTTAAAAACCGAAGATGAGGACGGTGAATCCAACAGTGCCACCGGTAATCCTTCATCTGTTCCCTCGGAAATCACCGACATTgagatggaaaaaatcattccACGGCTTATCAACGACAACGGAACGAGTTCGCCTGACCCTTCGACGGCCGGTGGCCAAATCAATCCGGACAGCTGGGATGTGAAAGACGTGGCCATGTTCCTTACCGCGAACGATTGTTCAATGCACTGCGAGTCGTTCATGGCCGGTGGCATCGATGGTCGGCGGCTACTGCAACTAAGCAAGGATGAAATCATCACCCTGCTAAACATGAAAGTCGGCCCGTCGCTGAAAATTTTTGATCTCATCCAGCAACTGAAGTGCAAAATCGATCCGAGCAAATCGCGGCTACTCAAATCCAGTTTGGGAAAAAAGTATCTGTAG